One window from the genome of Rana temporaria unplaced genomic scaffold, aRanTem1.1, whole genome shotgun sequence encodes:
- the LOC120922019 gene encoding uncharacterized protein LOC120922019 codes for MICPPTSVYRGLLCMMIISVSSGTVYIQSGSDITDCNMKCPQDKKGKMELYRECGEKTMIEYFPHYRSTNYHDPRIQLDRDSGCWKLTQARKDDSCVYETWCYIYNDKDYLLSSTEIRVLDPVLISNISSTGGRLGEETAVSVQFSGEESAVTWEVDGEPLPERYRLIDDNRTLIIPGVRRDDAERRFRVRITNPVSEEIREYRLEVRDLPSDYTRSRIFLIPGMLGVIIGIIVVSLVSNGYIFPFCDWIIPLERPC; via the exons GTCTCCTGTGTATGATGATCATATCGGTGTCATCAGGAACGGTGTATATACAGAGCGGATCAGACATCACTGACTGTAATATGAAGTGTCCTCAggataaaaaaggtaaaatggaGCTGTACAGAGAGTGCGGAGAGAAGACGATGATCGAGTATTTCCCGCATTATCGTTCCACGAATTATCATGACCCCAGAATCCAACTGGACAGAGACAGCGGCTGCTGGAAGCTGACACAGGCCAGGAAGGACGACTCCTGTGTGTATGAGACCTGGTGCTACATTTACAATGATAAGGATTATCTATTGTCCtctacagagatccgtgttctgg ATCCGGTTCTCATCTCCAACATCTCCAGCACCGGGGGCCGGCTGGGTGAGGAGACGGCGGTGAGCGTCCAGTTCTCTGGAGAAGAGAGCGCTGTGACCTGGGAGGTGGACGGGGAGCCTCTCCCTGAAAGATACCGGCTGATAGATGACAATAGGACTCTGATTATCCCCGGTGTGCGGAGAGACGACGCCGAGAGGAGATTCCGGGTCAGGATCACAAACCCGGTCAGTGAGGAGATCCGGGAATACCGGCTGGAGGTCAGAG ATCTTCCATCAGATTATACAAGATCCCGAATTTTTCTCATTCCTGGAATGCTCGGTGTGATTATTGGGATTATCGTGGTGTCTCTGGTGAGTAATGGTTACATCTTTCCTTTCTGTGATTGGATTATTCCTCTAGAGAGACCCTGTTGA